The genomic DNA TACGACGTGTCCATTTCCACCTCCTTTTTCAGAAGCGTTCCGGTCGGAGACTCTAAGCTCGATTGGATAGCTGCGTAACCACACCGACGCAAAGCCATCTTCCAACGGCAGATGCCTGTATCGAAAGCGATTCGAGAGAAGAATCGCTTTCGATACAGGAAACTTTCGAAAAACCTTCACTCCGGAGAATCTCCGCGATGTCTGTTCGTTCGCGAACATTCAATCCACCAAAGCATTTCCTGCGCCACACACGTTTCAAGCAGAAAGCCAAGTATTACAATAATCTGCGCGAGATGTTTCGAAGGTAGATGACGTGTATGTGTATCTGAATGGATTCAGATGGATCGGATTGGATTCGGAGTATGTTGGAGGATAGGGCAGGACTCATTCAAACAGTGACCGAGGGCAAGCGGCGCCTCCAGCAAGGATGAACTCGACCTGAGCAGATGCCAATAACCGGATGAGCGTTTTAAAGTCGGTCATTCTTGGCCGATCGAGGCGCTCGTTCCAACGCTGCGGTAAATTGCTGGAGCTTTTGAAGCTGACGAGATCGTTGTTCGACGGATAACTTTAAGTTTCCTGCAGCAGCATTCGATGACGGGATACTGAGGGAAGTGAAAGACTGACATGCACAGAACAAGATATGAACCCGATTAAGCTTTTAGATAGGGCCACCTTTGCGTATTGCAGATTTAATGGCTGTCCACTTATATACAACGAAACTCTCAATCAATAGATGCAGCAACCCAACTTATGATCAGACTTCCTCAGCTCGCGTGATCCCGATGCTCAATGGATAGCTGAGGTCGTGAGGACCTCGCCCTAAATAACATGCCTCTGAGATTTGCGAAGAAAGATACCGAGATGCGCATCGAAGCGTTGATGTGGGTGCTCTTGTTATTCCTCACCCCTGGCTGTGCGATTGGACAAGGCCCGCTTGGCCATCCCGAGGTTGTCGAACGGCGATGCGGACCGGTCTCAACCGTTCAACGATCTGTCGATCAATCGCCACCTCGCGTTCATGCCGACACAGAAATCCCCCCTGGCAATCCCGATGTGTTGGCCGGGCGATTTTCTCAGCAATCCCAGCGTATTGCCGACCGCATTGGCGTGAAACATCTTCTTGTGCAGGAGGCGGTGCTTGAGGGTAAGACGGATCGAGATATTGCAACAGCCGTCGAACGCCTCCAAGTGCAACAACAGGTCTCGAATCGCATTGCGTTGGCGCTTCTCGATGTTGCCAGGACCGCCGCTGAGGCGGATTGCGAAGAAAAACGAGCCGATCAACTTGCAGAACTGTTGCGAGAAGACCGCGACAAACACATTCGACGACTACTCCTCATCTCTATCGTAGGTGATGCCATGATCGGCATAGTCGCGGGAGGCTTGAATCTGGCGGTGAAGGAAACCGCCGCGGCTGCCGCTGAGATACTCGGGGGATCTGTGGCTACGTGGTTTGGCATTGCATCCCTTTCCTTATCCGACGAAGCACGCCATGAATTTCGACATCAGCGCAACCTCTTGCAAGAGGTGTGGATCGGGCCGAAAGAATCCGTATTGATTCCTCCCTCGGTATGGCGGCACATGACCCGTCCATTACCCGAGGATCCCGGGCAGTACTCCTTGAGAGAATCGCTCATCATGCGCTGGCGGCAAGACGGTCGTTTGGGGGAGGCGGGTTCAGAACTGGAACAGCGACGTATCTCGCTTTTCTTCGGCGAGGGTGGCTCTTATAGCATTGAAGACCTTCGAGACCGAGCCGCCATGCTGGAACTCCTCAAAACAGATGTCAATCTCATGAGTCAAGATCTCGAGCGACTCATGGAAGAAATTCTTTTACAAGCTCCTTCGCCAGGATAGAGTCCGCGAGCGTGATTAAGGAATCAGCTATCTGCGTCTCCCATCTTGGACTCACGACGAATCGCTCGCACTCGTGTTTCAACAATGTGGGATCATGAATCTCTATGACTGAGGCGCGTTGAGGTGGAGAAACCTCACTTCCCATGTGGCTGGTAACTTGGACATGGCCCATCGTATTCGCTAAGCCCTTTAGGACAAATGGTTCTTTTTGTTGGAGTCCTGTTCCTCACGGATAGCTTCCAACTCGGCCAGCGCATCGAGATCTTTAGGGCGGCCGGCTGCACGCTTGATCTCGATTAATCTGGACAAGGTGATGCATCGACAGGAGACGTCGAATAGGTCGATCTCAATTGTATGAGGAAGTAGGTCTTCATAGCTTCCCCCTCCGGTAATTTCTCCCAGCAAATCCAGGGCACCTGCATCGGTGATCAGGGTGAAGTTAAGCCCTCGCTGGAGGGTTTCGACATCGAGTTGAAACGGCAAGCCTTCAGGGGCACCGCGTAGATAGGGATGGTGCGGCGCCAGGCATGAGGCAAGACGGTCAAGATTCTGTGGTGATCGGCCGTAGACGATATCCAAATCAACCGTCAGGCGGGAGGACCCATGGGCGGTCGCTGCGGCGCCTCCAACAATGATGAACTCCACTTGAGCTCTTGCCAATAACTGGATGAGACTTTCAAAGTCGGTCATTCTTGGACGAGCGAGGCGCTCGTTTCAGCGCAGAGGCGAACTGCTGGAGCCTTTGAAGCTGGCGAAATCGTTGTTCCACGGATAACTTTAAGTTTTCCCGCAGCAGCGTTCGATCGACATCGCGCTTGTAGCGTTCGATGACGGGGTCCGGAGGCAGCGTCGTCGGGTGATCGTGAGCCATGGAGAGGAGTCTAGCACTTGGCCCCATCTATGTGCCAGCCCGACTATTCTTTGGCCAATGCTCGGAGTGTCTAAATGCAGGTCTATGAAGGGCGAGAGGCTCAAACAGGCATCGCTCCACAGCGGCCTCTCCAGTCCATTCTCACGACTCTCGAAATCAGGTGAAAAAGTGGCATGCACAGAATAAGATGTGGCCCTACATGCCCCATATTTTTTATGGGCGAGGCGTTGCCGCGTCTTCGACACCTCCTCGCTCTGTCGCTCAACGGTCCCTATCTGCTGCACCGCTCCTCGCTGAGATGGGTGGTGGGATGGTGCTGCGAATGGACTCGCACCACGCACCCGACATACACCGCACCAGCATTGCGCGCGCTGTTATCGGCTTCAGCACCGCTGTTGACTCCTCGGCCGTTGCTGGACTCTCCAGTTGCCCCGACCGCGAGCGTGTTGCCGTACAGAGCCACGCTGATGCCAAAAGAATCACCCTTGTCTGCATTGGAGGCTTTAACAAAGGTCTGCTCGTACCAGGCGCCCCCGTTCTGAGTGAGGATATAGACCGCGCCACTGGTATCTTGGACAGCTCCAACGGCCAAAGTGTGGTTGCTTAAGGCCACGCTGATGCCGAAAGCATTAGAGCTCTCCGCATTGGAGGCTTTGATGTAGGCCTGCTGGTGCCAGGTGCCGCCGTGTCGGGTGAAGACGTACACCGCACCACTGCCGGGCGCGCTATTGTCGGCTTCGGCGCCGCTGTTGACCCCTCGGCCGTTGCTGGACTCTCCAGTTGCCCCGACCGCGAGCGTGTTGGCATCCAAGGCCACGCTGAAACCGAAGAGGTCATTGGCCTCCGCATTGGAAGCTTTGATATAGGCCTGCTGGTGCCAGGTGCCGTTGTGGCGGGTGAAGACGTACACCGCGCCACTGCCGAACGCGCTGTTGTCGGCTTCAGCGGCGCTGTTGATTCCTCGGCCGCTGCTGCTCTCTTCAAATGCTCCGACCGCCAGCGTCTCGCCATCCAGAGCCACGCTTTGGCTAAAGAAGTCACCTTGATCTGTATTGGAGGCTTTGATGTAGGCCTGCTGGTGCCAGGTGCCGTTGTGGCGAGTGAAGACGTACACCGCGCCGGACGCGGGCGCATCGTTATCCGCTCCAGTGCCGCTGTTAACGCCCCGGACGCTGCTGGACTCGAAAGGTGCCGCGACAGCGAGTGTATTGCCACTCAGGGCCACGCGGGAGCCGAACGCAGCACCATCTTCGCTGTGACTAATGATCTTCGTATTGGAGGCTTTGATGTAAGCCTGCTGGTGCCAGGTGCCACCGTGTCGGGTGAAGACGTACACCGCGCCACTGGCGCGTGCGCTGTTGTCGGCTTCGGCGCCGCTGTTGACTCCCCGCCCGTTGCTGGCCTCTCCAATTGCCCCAACCGCGAGCGTGTCGCCGTCCAGGGCCACGCTGAAGCCGAAGAGATCACCGGCTCCCGTATTGGACGCCTTGATATAAGATTCCTGCGCTAGTCGATGAGCAGTGATGGTATAGGTGGCGGTGCCGCTGTTCGACGTGACCGCCACGGTGACGACCCGGTGCCCCGCCTGCAGTGTGATGGCACCCGAAGCCGTGCCGCTGGCGACCGGCGTGCCGTTCACGGTAATGGTCGCCCCTGGTCCGGCGGTCGGGGTCACGGTGATGCTTGGTGTGTCGATGGCCATGGTGGTATAGCGTGTGACGTGCGCTGCAAAGCTCGGGTTCAGCGTGCCGGCTGACAGTGTGAGCCCGCTCAAAGTTGGCAGCATCGTTGGGCTCAGCAATAGGAGGCTGTCCCGCGCCGAACAGCCGGTCAGGGCAAGGAGGATCACACTCAAGGCGAGAACACGGACCTGGGCGTGAATCCAGTGGGTACATGCGTTCATCGTGAACCTCCTTGTGAGAAGACCCTATCGCAACATGGGTTGAGGCACATGGTGATATGTGAGCGGCACAATACCAAACCAAAGCTGGTGGTGAGCGAGCCGAAAAGCAGAGCGACCATTTTAATTCTCACGCACCTCTTACCCCATATCCAGTCGCTTACCGGGAATCTCGCACTTCATTAGAGCTCCTTTCTCCCGATCAATGGATAACCCATTATGCCTCGGTCCTGGTCATACAACCTGCCAGAAGAGCAGGCATGGGCAATCGGGGAAATCCTGAGAGAAAGGTTGAAAATCGCCTGAGAACGCCGGGCGAGTTCACGAAACAATCGTGAGTATCGGGTATATGACAAACCAATAGGACTTAGGAATAGGGCTGGATTAGTCCGACACGCATCGCCATTTTCCCCAACTAAGCGTGGCAGCAGCGGGGATAGCTCGCACTGCACTTCCACAGTCCACACAGCGGCAGGACAGCCCTCTGTAGGTTCTTGTTCTCTGAGATTGAGTAATGGCTCGCTCTCGTATTTCTTACGCCACACGGATTGCGAACAGGATACATCATATTCTCATGGCATGGATGAAGGCACGGCTCGTTATGATCGCTGCTTCTCATATCCTTCCATGATCAACGTCTCGGCCACATTCTGTTCATTCACAAATACATCGGCCAGGAGTCGATTGTAGACATCCCGGCCATGGGGCACGATGCGGATCGGGCCGTTGCGCAACAATTCCTCCAACCGCCGCTTAGCCGCCGGCCCGTCGAATTCACTCATTTCCGGTGTGTCGATGCCCCGAAGCCTGATGTGCTCGCCTCCAACACGGATGGTATCGCCATCGACTGCGCGCACTTGTAACGTGCTCAGCACCCTCAACTCGTGCCTCGACCGGGCTCGAAGAGTGGAAAGCCGAGACTGCTTGTGCGCAGGTCCTAATTTGTACCGTCCTTTGGGATAGCGCTGCGGCCGGCTGTCCGGAGGACGTGGAGGCCGCCGTTGCCTGTATGTGGGCAGGCGATCCGAATCTTCATCATTGGGCGAGGGATACCAGCAGAGATCACATTGCTGGTTGAGGGAGGAGCCGAGGGTGGATTTCTGTAGCGGCTCCGCCGAGGCATGGGGTGGTGATGAGACAAGCGCCCAGCCGATGAGCAACCCTGCCGTAATAGTTCTTAGGTGCCAGCTCATGGCATGTCGCATACGCAGATGTCGTGCCAGATTCAATCAATTGACAATGTGCAAAACGGCATGCTGGAATGCATTCGTATCTCGTTGAGACGCAGTGGCATTCTTGCGAAAACGAACGACGCTTCACGATTCACGGAGGTTCATGTCATGGATATGATGGGACGTGTGGGGCTGATTGAAATCCCTGTCTTGATTGCCCCTGATCAAAAGGCATGGATGGATCGCATGATTAACGAGGGCAAAATCGCCATTCCGCCCGGCGGAACGTTGGAAAAGGGGTCGCTCTATTCCATGTTTATCCGGATGCTGCTTCACAATGCGATGGAAGAACAGAAGCGGCAGGAAGCTCTTGAGGCGGAAGACGAGGACGACGAATAGCAGGCCGATGAAAACGATCGCCAGCTTTGTTCTCACGTCTCTCAAGGCCTCAACGTACTGAGAAGTACGTCTCAGCCTTTCGTTCGTTGCGGCCTTGCTGGACAACCGTTTTGATCTGCCTGCGAATGCAAAATATCCGTGAAGCGCAAACAATATCCTAGGCGGTCCCTGTATCTAAACTGATACCATCTTGTATCTTGCAAGATACAGAATACTCGCGCCCTCAAAGATATCTTTAGAGTTTTTTGAAGGCGGTGTGAGCCGCCCGGACAGTCTTCTCGATGTCTTGTGTGATGTGAGCAGTCGAGAGAAAGGCAGCCTCGAACTGAGAAGGCGCGAGGTAGACGCCCTGTTCCAGCATGTGGTGAAAAAATTGACCGTACCGCTTCGTATCGGACTGTTTCGCCGTATTCCAATCCACGACAGGACCTGGAGTAAAGAAAGTGGTGAGCATCGACCCAACTCGTGTTTGGGTCACGGGAATTCCGGCCTTCTTTGCAGCCCCGCCGATTCCTTTGGCGAGAGTTGCTGCTCGCTCTTCGAGTTTTTTGTAGACTCCCTTCATCCGCAGCTGCTTGAGAGTGGCCAATCCCGCTGAAACTGCCAGCGGATTACCGGAAAGCGTACCGGCCTGATAAACCGGGCCGACCGGCGCGATGAGATCCATGATCTCTTTCCGTCCGCCGTAAGCACCGACCGGCAACCCGCCACCGATGATCTTCCCGAGAACCGTGAGGTCCGGCGTGATGCCATAGAGTGCCTGCGCTCCTCCATAACCGACACGGAAACCCGAGATGACTTCATCGAAAATCAATAGGATGTTGTGATCGCTGGTCAGCTGCCGCAGTGCGGCGAGGAAATCGGGAGCAGGAGGAACGACTCCCATATTCCCTGCGATCGGTTCCACGATGATGCAGGCAAGCTGATCCCGATTGGCTTGGATGAGCTGCTGGACCGTACGAATATCATTATAGGGAGCGGTGAGAGTATGTTTGGCAAAGTCGTCCGGCACACCCGGCGAATCCGGAATCCCCAAGGTCGCCAGGCCTGACCCGGCCTTTGCCAATAGATAATCGCCGTGACCATGGTAACAGCCCTCGAATTTCATGACGCCGGTCCGCTTGGTGAATCCGCGCGCGACGCGGATGGCACTCATGACGGCTTCGGTGCCGGAGCTGACAAGCCGGATCTTTTCCATGGAGGGGAAGGCGTTCCGTATTTCTCGGGCCAGTGAGACTTCCGACTCAGTCGGCGCTCCGTAACTCGTGCCTCGCCCTGCAGCACTCTTGATCGCGCTGATCACCGCGGCAGGGGCGTGGCCTAAAATCATCGGCCCCCACGACAGCACATAATCGATATAGACGTTACGGTCCACATCATAGAGCCGTGATCCTTTCGCCCGTGCGATAAAGCGTGGCTGCCCGCCGACCGCGCGGAAGGCCCGGACAGGACTGTTGACGCCACCGGGAATGAGTTGCTGAGCTTCGGTGAAGAGCTTGGCAGAGCGGGATGTGTTCATAACGGGGGCGCACCCTATCACGCGGGGCGAGAGCCGGTCAAGAAACCCATGGTTGTGCGATCTGTTCGGAGAACGTCGTGGGAAGGCAAAAAATGTCGTAACAGATACAGTTCTATGGATTCAGATACGATGACAGTTCTGGCCCGCATTATTCATGAACGCTTCTGCTGCAATCGCGGATTCACTGCTGCGACGAGCCTTCGGCGGGCAGGCTCGCCTCTCGCAACCTCGACATACTGTTTCAAGTATGCCTCGGTTTCTCGTGGCTCCGCGTGCCCGTCTCGCCACGCGACTGCGCGATTTCGCCACGAACCGTCATGAATAATGCGGGCTAGCGTTCGACTGAAAATAGGAGTTTCTCTTTGTTCTCATCCCGATCGTTGTTTGGACGGGCGGCGCGATTCTTGCTGTGCGATTCTTGTGATTGCTCGATCATCAGAACAGCGAGACGCATATGCAAGTCATCTGTTCATGGTGCCGTGGAGAAGGTCGCGTCGGACTCGTCGGAGAAAAAGCTCCCCTCGACGACCGCCGAGAGACGCATAGTATCTGCATCGAGCATGAGAAAGCGGTGCGAGCTCGATGGACCGCATGCCCAGGGAGTATAAGCTCATGTCGAACGTCCGGCGAGAGCCTCAAGGATCAGTCTTCGGC from Nitrospira sp. includes the following:
- a CDS encoding hypothetical protein (putative outer membrane secretion protein - Rhodobacter capsulatus), with product MNACTHWIHAQVRVLALSVILLALTGCSARDSLLLLSPTMLPTLSGLTLSAGTLNPSFAAHVTRYTTMAIDTPSITVTPTAGPGATITVNGTPVASGTASGAITLQAGHRVVTVAVTSNSGTATYTITAHRLAQESYIKASNTGAGDLFGFSVALDGDTLAVGAIGEASNGRGVNSGAEADNSARASGAVYVFTRHGGTWHQQAYIKASNTKIISHSEDGAAFGSRVALSGNTLAVAAPFESSSVRGVNSGTGADNDAPASGAVYVFTRHNGTWHQQAYIKASNTDQGDFFSQSVALDGETLAVGAFEESSSGRGINSAAEADNSAFGSGAVYVFTRHNGTWHQQAYIKASNAEANDLFGFSVALDANTLAVGATGESSNGRGVNSGAEADNSAPGSGAVYVFTRHGGTWHQQAYIKASNAESSNAFGISVALSNHTLAVGAVQDTSGAVYILTQNGGAWYEQTFVKASNADKGDSFGISVALYGNTLAVGATGESSNGRGVNSGAEADNSARNAGAVYVGCVVRVHSQHHPTTHLSEERCSR
- a CDS encoding Glutamate-1-semialdehyde 2,1-aminomutase → MNTSRSAKLFTEAQQLIPGGVNSPVRAFRAVGGQPRFIARAKGSRLYDVDRNVYIDYVLSWGPMILGHAPAAVISAIKSAAGRGTSYGAPTESEVSLAREIRNAFPSMEKIRLVSSGTEAVMSAIRVARGFTKRTGVMKFEGCYHGHGDYLLAKAGSGLATLGIPDSPGVPDDFAKHTLTAPYNDIRTVQQLIQANRDQLACIIVEPIAGNMGVVPPAPDFLAALRQLTSDHNILLIFDEVISGFRVGYGGAQALYGITPDLTVLGKIIGGGLPVGAYGGRKEIMDLIAPVGPVYQAGTLSGNPLAVSAGLATLKQLRMKGVYKKLEERAATLAKGIGGAAKKAGIPVTQTRVGSMLTTFFTPGPVVDWNTAKQSDTKRYGQFFHHMLEQGVYLAPSQFEAAFLSTAHITQDIEKTVRAAHTAFKKL